A genomic stretch from Schistosoma haematobium chromosome 4, whole genome shotgun sequence includes:
- a CDS encoding hypothetical protein (EggNog:ENOG410VC0P~COG:O) produces MLTYTTEASGEREETSLKWAKLLSVHDSFMHELSQEVITIGSSEECMIVIKHEEVSSPHCLLMKDPDDVIWLYDCSKTGTRCNDGKWLQQDCVTLHTGDYFYLLWDEVDVTKRVGFCVLFVDDFKLLASSGESNKIKTTELPLQPSSSSQFMKPSTSNDDTDLENCLTCVICGDVYFECCSVQPCLHSFCTLCWLRCKRYECPMCRKSVSAYAKNHQLNNLVDVFLRKHPEKLKSESEQNEIKQEIARLTRLPNHTRRYNNRTRRNRERITLPGGDYGLLSSSSGVFPVVPTITTTATTRSVSSGPIIMPTSLPMSAGCVICSWLPPSYDRRGNSMTSISGITLGDHGPRIEECPSR; encoded by the exons ATGTTAACCTATACCACTGAAGCTTCTGGAGAACGTGAAGAAACATCTCTAAAGTGGGCCAAATTACTTTCCGTGCATGATTCATTCATGCATGAACTTTCTCAGGAAGTAATTACTATTGGATCATCTGAAG AATGTATGATTGTTATAAAACATGAAGAAGTTTCAAGTCCACATTGCCTTTTGATGAAAGATCCAGACGATGTCATATGGTTGTACGATTGTAGCAAGACTGGGACACGTTGTAATGATGGCAAGTGGTTACAGCAAGATTGTGTCACGCTTCACACTGGTGACTATTTCTACCTTTTATGGGATGAAGTAGATGTGACTAAGC GAGTTGGATTCTGCGTTCTTTTTGTTGATGATTTTAAACTTTTGGCTTCCTCTGGTGAGTCTAATAAGATCAAAACTACGGAACTACCGttacaaccatcatcatcatcacagtTTATGAAGCCATCAACATCAAATGATGATACTGATTTAGAAAATTGCTTAACATGTGTTATTTGTGGAGATGTCTATTTCGAGTGTTGTAG TGTTCAACCGTGTTTACACAGTTTCTGCACACTCTGTTGGTTGAGATGTAAAAGATATGAATGTCCAATG TGTCGTAAATCAGTGTCAGCGTATGCTAAAAATCACcaattaaataatttagttgATGTATTCCTTCGTAAACATCCAG agAAGTTAAAATCTGAATCcgaacaaaatgaaataaagcAAGAAATTGCAAGATTAACACGC cTTCCAAATCACACTCGTCGATACAATAATCGAACTAGAAG GAATAGAGAGAGAATTACTCTTCCTGGTGGTGACTATGGTTTACTGAGTAGTTCCTCTGGCGTCTTTCCTGTTGTTCCGACCATCACTACCACCGCAACAACTCGCAGTGTTTCTTCTGGTCCGATAATTATGCCCACTTCCTTACCGATGAGTGCTGGTTGTGTTATATGTTCATGGTTACCACCATCATATGACCGTCGTGGCAATAGTATGACAAGTATTAGTGGCATTACTCTTGGCGACCATGGTCCAAGAATTGAAGAAT